A genomic segment from Microbulbifer elongatus encodes:
- a CDS encoding DcaP family trimeric outer membrane transporter: protein MSERIIKSSLASAVALVAMVNGLPALAAEPDNVSSRVMTAEQLQQRIAQLQAQVDQLAASQPAVVVENPEPPKTSRFGSTDIQIGGYVKLDSIFSDVPSTIPVGGESGDVHYNAHAKSTRLFFKSSTQAGAGRVETHIEIDAMAGGQGDERISNSYAQRLRHAYVNWNMDGDRALLAGQTWSTFFNVGTLPEGLDFVGPVGTIFERQPQLRYTQGLGSGKVMIAAENPATTLYNGAENPYDDNSRPDMVLRYDNSLGDLSYSIASLSRELAYDHADGSNESEQGYAISLAGKWQLGRDDLRFMYSYGNALGRYLGLNSYRGGIIDPIDGSIDLIDQHGGYVALRHFWSDQWRSNLVLSATTADNPDTVGDMTPSSYQSLHLNLMYSPVPKMTLGGEYIFASKEVENLSGLLKNDQGELHRMQLSVKYVF, encoded by the coding sequence ATGTCGGAAAGAATAATAAAAAGCAGTTTGGCCAGCGCAGTGGCGCTGGTAGCGATGGTGAATGGTTTGCCCGCGCTCGCGGCCGAGCCCGACAATGTTTCATCCCGGGTAATGACCGCGGAGCAGTTGCAACAGCGCATTGCCCAGCTTCAGGCGCAGGTGGATCAGTTGGCCGCGAGCCAGCCGGCTGTGGTAGTTGAAAACCCGGAACCGCCAAAAACCTCTCGCTTCGGCAGCACCGATATCCAGATCGGTGGCTACGTCAAACTCGACAGCATCTTCAGCGATGTGCCGTCCACCATCCCCGTCGGCGGAGAGAGTGGCGATGTGCACTACAACGCCCACGCCAAATCCACCCGGCTGTTTTTCAAGTCTTCCACCCAGGCCGGGGCCGGCCGCGTAGAGACCCATATCGAGATCGATGCCATGGCGGGCGGGCAGGGGGATGAGCGTATCAGCAACTCCTACGCCCAGCGCCTGCGCCACGCCTATGTGAACTGGAATATGGATGGCGACCGCGCGCTGCTTGCGGGTCAGACCTGGTCCACTTTTTTCAATGTGGGCACCTTGCCGGAAGGACTGGATTTTGTCGGCCCGGTGGGCACAATTTTTGAGCGCCAGCCGCAGCTGCGTTATACCCAGGGCCTCGGCAGTGGCAAGGTGATGATTGCCGCGGAAAACCCGGCCACGACCCTGTACAACGGAGCCGAAAACCCCTACGACGACAACAGCCGTCCGGATATGGTGCTGCGCTACGACAACAGCCTGGGTGATCTGAGTTATTCCATCGCTTCCCTGAGTCGCGAGCTGGCCTATGATCACGCCGATGGCAGCAACGAGTCCGAGCAGGGTTATGCCATCAGTCTCGCCGGGAAATGGCAGCTGGGTCGCGACGATCTGCGCTTTATGTACAGCTACGGCAATGCCCTGGGCCGCTACCTGGGGTTAAACAGCTACCGCGGCGGTATTATCGATCCCATTGATGGCAGTATCGATCTGATCGACCAGCACGGAGGCTACGTGGCACTGCGTCATTTCTGGAGTGACCAGTGGCGCAGTAACCTGGTGCTTTCCGCCACTACGGCGGACAACCCGGATACGGTTGGCGATATGACGCCTTCGTCTTACCAGAGCCTGCACCTGAACCTGATGTATTCACCGGTGCCGAAGATGACCTTGGGCGGCGAGTATATTTTTGCCAGTAAGGAAGTGGAAAACCTGAGTGGATTACTGAAGAACGATCAGGGTGAGCTACACCGTATGCAGCTGTCAGTGAAATATGTTTTTTGA
- a CDS encoding BCCT family transporter produces the protein MQSHTTEDGKAKFDPPVFYTATGLLLLLVAYAVFFPEDATARFQSMQSGIVTYMGWYYVLIVAVLLVTVVIISMSRLGDIKLGPEHEKPEYGFWSWLAMLFSAGIGIGLLFFGVAEPVMHYMNPPDAEPGTIAAAREAMILSIFHWGFHVWAIFAGVALILGYFSYRHNLPLTLRSALYPMIGERIHGPIGHAIDVFAIVSTVCGVATTLGFGVLQMNSGLNHLFGIPVGEVTQVILIVVTTSLATVSVVVGLDAGIKRLSQLNMGLAALLCLTILVLGSTVFLFQAFVQNLGSYLSVPVNRTFNLYAYAPTDWIGGWTIFYWGWCLSWSPFVGLFIARISRGRTIREFAVGTLLMPTLITIIWLTVFGNSAIKMIRDEGLQSLADMIQKDQSLALFQFLEQFPFSQALSGLAIILVVIFFITSADSGAMVMNMLSSHGRDDTPAWQRIFWSAIIGVVAIALLLAGGLASLQTAAIASALPFSIILLVAIYGLIKALRMDSAKKDAQSAPVAPISARNPVSWERRLRNLVQLPSLQEVHEYIHETAEPALRKFAAQMQKNGFVAEVTEDENAVVHLTVYQGDEVDFLYSIYPKAHLKPNASNADTVLDDNHDDGSPDIYFRAEVHLSEGGQDYDVMGWTSDQLLTDILSQYERHLQFLHSLR, from the coding sequence ATGCAATCGCATACCACCGAAGACGGCAAAGCAAAGTTTGATCCGCCGGTTTTCTACACCGCCACCGGCTTACTCCTGCTCCTGGTGGCGTACGCGGTGTTCTTTCCGGAAGATGCCACCGCCCGCTTCCAGAGCATGCAAAGTGGCATTGTCACTTATATGGGCTGGTACTATGTGCTGATTGTCGCGGTACTGTTAGTGACCGTGGTCATCATCAGTATGTCGCGGCTCGGCGACATCAAACTCGGGCCCGAACACGAAAAACCCGAATACGGCTTCTGGTCCTGGCTCGCCATGCTGTTCTCTGCGGGTATCGGCATCGGCCTGCTGTTTTTCGGTGTCGCCGAGCCGGTGATGCACTATATGAACCCGCCGGATGCGGAGCCCGGGACCATCGCCGCCGCGCGCGAAGCCATGATCCTGAGTATTTTCCACTGGGGTTTCCACGTGTGGGCCATTTTTGCCGGCGTGGCGCTGATTCTCGGTTACTTCAGTTATCGCCACAATCTGCCGCTGACACTGCGCTCCGCGCTCTATCCGATGATTGGTGAGCGCATCCACGGTCCCATTGGCCATGCCATTGATGTGTTTGCCATTGTGAGCACCGTGTGTGGTGTCGCCACCACCCTGGGGTTTGGTGTACTGCAGATGAACTCCGGGCTGAATCACCTGTTCGGCATTCCTGTCGGTGAGGTCACTCAGGTGATACTGATCGTCGTCACCACCTCCCTTGCCACCGTCTCTGTCGTAGTTGGACTGGATGCGGGCATCAAACGCCTGTCACAGCTGAATATGGGCCTGGCCGCCCTGCTATGCCTGACCATTCTGGTACTCGGAAGTACCGTGTTTCTGTTCCAGGCGTTTGTACAGAACCTGGGAAGCTACCTGTCGGTGCCGGTCAACCGAACCTTCAATCTCTATGCCTATGCACCTACCGACTGGATCGGCGGCTGGACGATTTTTTACTGGGGCTGGTGCCTGAGCTGGTCACCTTTTGTCGGGTTGTTTATCGCGCGTATTTCCCGCGGCCGCACCATTCGGGAATTCGCTGTGGGCACGCTGCTGATGCCTACACTGATCACCATCATCTGGCTGACCGTGTTCGGCAACTCCGCCATCAAGATGATCCGCGACGAGGGCCTGCAGTCTCTCGCAGACATGATTCAGAAAGATCAGTCGCTGGCACTGTTCCAGTTCCTGGAGCAATTTCCGTTCTCCCAGGCGCTGTCCGGCCTCGCCATTATTTTGGTGGTCATCTTCTTCATCACCTCCGCCGACTCCGGTGCCATGGTGATGAACATGCTCTCGTCCCATGGGCGTGACGATACCCCGGCCTGGCAGCGGATTTTCTGGTCAGCCATTATCGGCGTGGTCGCGATTGCCCTGCTGCTCGCCGGTGGGCTTGCGTCACTGCAAACCGCTGCCATTGCCAGTGCGCTGCCTTTCTCGATCATCCTGTTGGTGGCCATCTACGGACTCATCAAGGCACTGCGTATGGACTCCGCCAAAAAGGATGCGCAATCCGCACCGGTGGCCCCGATCAGTGCCCGAAACCCGGTCTCCTGGGAACGCCGCCTGCGCAATCTGGTACAGCTGCCTTCCCTGCAGGAAGTCCACGAATACATTCACGAGACAGCCGAGCCCGCCCTGCGTAAATTCGCCGCACAGATGCAAAAAAACGGGTTTGTCGCCGAAGTCACGGAAGACGAAAACGCGGTGGTACATCTCACCGTGTACCAGGGTGACGAAGTGGACTTTCTCTACAGCATCTACCCCAAAGCACATCTGAAGCCCAATGCCAGCAATGCGGATACGGTGCTGGACGATAACCACGACGACGGCTCACCAGACATCTATTTTCGTGCGGAAGTCCATTTGAGCGAGGGCGGCCAGGATTACGATGTGATGGGCTGGACCAGTGACCAGCTGTTGACCGACATCCTGTCGCAGTACGAGCGGCATCTGCAGTTCCTTCACTCCCTGCGTTAA
- a CDS encoding response regulator transcription factor: MNEPASTGQAARQFIIADDHPLFRNALRLSIQQNFPGATIYEACDMQSLQQCAAEHPDCDLLLLDLHMPGAHGFSGLIFLSGQYPQLPVMVVSANEKPEIMCRAIDYGACGFLPKSAPVEQIATSLQKTLDGEIWLPPAVADRYESGNTTEENEVVDVIATLTPQQFRVATMLAEGLLNKQIAYEMQVTEATVKAHLTALFRKLKVNSRTQAVLALSSLDVEAPGQFAPPQKPDSKNTPSN, encoded by the coding sequence ATGAACGAGCCAGCCAGTACCGGGCAAGCTGCCCGACAATTTATTATTGCGGATGACCACCCCCTGTTCCGCAATGCCCTGCGCCTGTCTATCCAGCAGAACTTTCCCGGTGCCACCATTTACGAAGCCTGCGATATGCAGAGCCTGCAACAGTGCGCCGCGGAGCATCCGGACTGCGACCTGCTGTTGCTGGATTTGCATATGCCCGGCGCCCACGGATTCAGCGGGCTGATATTTCTGAGCGGCCAGTACCCGCAGCTGCCGGTGATGGTGGTGTCCGCCAATGAAAAGCCGGAAATCATGTGTAGAGCCATCGACTACGGCGCCTGCGGTTTTCTGCCGAAGTCCGCCCCGGTAGAGCAGATTGCCACTTCCCTGCAAAAGACCCTGGACGGAGAAATCTGGTTGCCACCAGCCGTGGCGGACCGCTACGAATCCGGTAATACAACGGAAGAAAATGAAGTGGTGGATGTGATTGCCACACTGACACCGCAACAGTTTCGTGTGGCCACCATGCTGGCGGAAGGACTGCTGAACAAGCAGATTGCCTATGAAATGCAGGTCACCGAAGCCACGGTAAAGGCCCACCTCACCGCCCTGTTTCGCAAACTGAAGGTCAACTCCCGCACCCAGGCGGTGTTGGCACTAAGCAGCCTGGATGTGGAAGCCCCGGGACAGTTCGCCCCGCCGCAGAAGCCAGATTCGAAAAACACTCCCTCCAATTGA
- a CDS encoding DUF4212 domain-containing protein produces the protein MSFESKQKASDYWRENLKLMFSLLVVWFVVSFGCGILFVDELNQIRMGGFKLGFWFAQQGAIYMFLVLIFVYVYKMNQLDKKYGVYEDDEPAEQTNTAAAPEVQQSHAQQSQAQQLQGGH, from the coding sequence ATGAGTTTCGAGAGTAAACAGAAGGCCAGTGATTACTGGCGGGAGAACCTCAAGCTGATGTTCAGCTTGCTGGTGGTGTGGTTTGTGGTGTCTTTCGGCTGCGGCATTCTGTTCGTGGACGAGCTGAACCAGATCCGCATGGGCGGTTTTAAGCTCGGTTTCTGGTTTGCCCAGCAGGGCGCCATCTACATGTTCCTGGTGCTGATCTTTGTCTACGTCTACAAAATGAATCAGCTGGATAAAAAGTACGGCGTCTACGAAGACGACGAACCTGCCGAGCAGACGAATACCGCCGCTGCACCCGAAGTGCAACAATCCCATGCACAGCAATCCCAAGCACAACAGCTGCAGGGAGGTCACTAA
- the acs gene encoding acetate--CoA ligase: MTSQPETYLVPDSYAASSLLDEAGYFEMYNRSIQDPDGFWREQAQRIDWMEPFSQVQDVSFAKDDLHIRWFADGKLNVAANCLDRHLEHHGDDTAILWVGDEPGTSREISYRELHRDVCRLANGLKSLGVQKGDVVTIYMPMVPEAAVAMLACARIGAVHSVVFAGFSPEALAGRMDDGQSRVLITANAGRRGGRSVPLKRNVDRAIALCQETNVEHVVVFNYTDDATDWNPTIDRDYAELVSAQSDDCPAEVMGAEDPLFILYTSGSTGKPKGVLHTSGGYITYASLTHEYVFDYRRGERYWCAADVGWITGHSYIVYGPLANGATTVMYEGVPHYPDVTRVAQIIDDHQINILYIAPTAIRALMAEGNKPVAGASLESLRLLGTVGEPINPEAWKWFHRTFGRSQCPIVDTWWQTETGGHMLTPLPGATPLKPGSTTRPFFGVQPALVDNDGNLLDGAADGNLVLLGSWPGQMRTVFGDHQRFVDTYFSTFENMYFTGDGARRDEDGYYWITGRVDDVLNVSGHRMGTAELESALVAHEAVAEAAVVGYPHDIKGQGIYVYVTLNNGVEPSEEMHQTLRNWLRSEIGPIATPDFIQWAPGLPKTRSGKIMRRILRKVAADECEQLGDTSTLADPGVVDNLVSNRAAATV, from the coding sequence GTGACCAGTCAACCAGAGACATACCTCGTACCCGACAGCTACGCCGCCAGTTCACTGCTGGACGAAGCGGGTTACTTCGAGATGTACAACCGCTCAATTCAAGACCCGGATGGCTTCTGGCGCGAGCAGGCCCAGCGCATCGACTGGATGGAGCCCTTCAGCCAGGTGCAGGATGTTTCCTTTGCCAAAGACGACCTGCATATCCGCTGGTTCGCCGACGGCAAGCTGAACGTGGCCGCCAACTGCCTGGACCGGCACCTGGAGCACCACGGTGACGACACCGCCATCCTGTGGGTGGGCGACGAACCGGGCACTTCCCGGGAGATCAGCTACCGGGAACTGCACCGGGATGTCTGCCGCCTTGCCAACGGCCTCAAGAGCCTGGGTGTGCAGAAAGGCGATGTGGTCACCATCTACATGCCGATGGTGCCGGAAGCGGCGGTCGCGATGCTGGCCTGCGCCCGCATTGGTGCGGTGCACTCGGTGGTGTTTGCCGGCTTCTCGCCGGAGGCCCTGGCCGGACGCATGGACGACGGCCAGTCCCGCGTACTGATCACCGCCAATGCCGGTCGCCGCGGCGGCCGCTCGGTGCCGCTGAAGCGGAACGTGGACCGCGCCATTGCCCTGTGTCAGGAAACCAATGTGGAACACGTGGTGGTGTTTAACTACACAGACGACGCCACCGACTGGAACCCGACCATTGATCGCGACTATGCGGAACTGGTGTCCGCCCAGAGCGACGACTGTCCGGCGGAAGTGATGGGCGCGGAAGACCCGCTGTTTATCCTCTACACCTCCGGCTCCACCGGTAAACCCAAGGGGGTACTGCATACCAGCGGTGGTTACATCACCTACGCTTCCCTGACCCACGAATACGTCTTCGACTACCGCCGCGGCGAGCGCTACTGGTGCGCAGCGGACGTAGGCTGGATCACCGGTCACAGCTATATCGTCTACGGGCCTCTGGCCAACGGTGCCACCACCGTAATGTACGAAGGCGTGCCCCATTACCCGGACGTCACCCGGGTCGCACAGATCATCGACGACCACCAGATCAATATTCTGTATATCGCCCCCACCGCCATCCGCGCACTGATGGCCGAGGGCAACAAACCGGTGGCCGGCGCCAGTCTGGAGAGCCTGCGCCTGCTCGGCACCGTGGGCGAACCGATCAACCCGGAGGCCTGGAAGTGGTTCCATCGCACCTTCGGTCGCAGCCAGTGCCCCATTGTGGATACCTGGTGGCAGACGGAAACCGGCGGCCATATGCTCACCCCCCTGCCCGGTGCCACCCCTCTCAAGCCCGGCTCCACCACCCGCCCCTTCTTTGGGGTACAACCGGCGCTGGTGGACAACGACGGCAATCTGCTCGATGGCGCGGCCGACGGCAATCTGGTGTTGCTGGGCAGCTGGCCGGGACAGATGCGCACGGTCTTCGGCGACCACCAGCGCTTTGTCGATACCTACTTCAGCACCTTTGAAAACATGTATTTCACCGGCGACGGCGCGCGCCGCGACGAGGACGGTTATTACTGGATCACCGGCCGTGTGGACGATGTGCTCAATGTCTCCGGCCACCGCATGGGCACCGCAGAGCTGGAGAGCGCACTGGTGGCACATGAAGCGGTCGCCGAAGCCGCGGTGGTGGGCTACCCCCACGATATCAAGGGTCAGGGAATCTACGTCTACGTCACCCTGAACAACGGTGTGGAACCCAGCGAGGAAATGCACCAGACCCTGCGCAACTGGCTGCGTTCGGAGATTGGCCCCATCGCCACACCGGACTTCATCCAGTGGGCACCAGGGCTGCCCAAGACCCGCTCAGGCAAGATCATGCGCCGTATCCTGCGCAAGGTGGCCGCAGACGAGTGTGAGCAGCTGGGGGACACCTCCACCCTGGCCGACCCGGGCGTGGTGGATAATTTGGTGTCCAACCGCGCAGCGGCAACGGTTTAG
- a CDS encoding GNAT family N-acetyltransferase, producing the protein MYLLHTPRLQLRRLTDSDDDARFTLTLLNDPDFHRFIGDRGVHSLEDARNYLLQGPIAMYQSHGFGMYLVELKDGTPIGQAGLLRRNGLDDVDIGFAFLPQYRGQGFARESATAVMDWGKQQLALKRIVAIASPDNQRSIHLLEKLGLEKERPVTLPGSDEQLLLMGWNQSS; encoded by the coding sequence ATGTACTTACTGCACACACCACGACTGCAATTGCGCAGACTCACTGATAGTGACGACGACGCGCGCTTTACCCTCACACTGCTCAACGATCCGGATTTCCACCGTTTTATCGGTGACCGCGGTGTGCATTCCCTCGAGGATGCACGCAATTACCTGCTACAAGGCCCCATTGCCATGTACCAGAGTCACGGTTTTGGCATGTACCTTGTGGAGCTGAAGGATGGTACGCCCATCGGTCAGGCGGGATTGCTACGCAGGAACGGGCTCGATGACGTGGATATCGGCTTTGCCTTCCTGCCGCAGTATCGCGGCCAGGGATTTGCAAGGGAATCCGCCACGGCGGTAATGGACTGGGGGAAACAGCAGCTGGCATTAAAGCGCATCGTCGCCATTGCCTCACCGGACAACCAGCGTTCCATTCACCTGCTAGAGAAACTTGGCCTTGAGAAAGAAAGGCCGGTCACCTTGCCCGGTAGCGATGAGCAGCTATTACTGATGGGATGGAATCAGTCGAGCTGA